Genomic DNA from Chanos chanos chromosome 6, fChaCha1.1, whole genome shotgun sequence:
GATTAACTTAGCTGATCAATAtctgccgtttttttttctcgtgctCTGAACACACCCACAGGTTCCTGCTGTGACCTCAGACAGCATGAGTGCAAGCCCCACAACCGTGGCCTAAACAACAAATGCTATGACGACTGCATGTGTGAAGAAGGTGTGTACACCTCTATTAATAGTCTGTGTCATAACACGTAATTTTGCAGTGAAAAAGACAATCAAATTTAAAGAAATTCTCTttaccagctttttttttttttttaatatggagGTACTTTTGGTCTTTCCAAAAGTCAATCTAAAACTAAATAGAACTAAACTCTAGTTCTATCTGATATCCAGTTAAAAAAGACTACAGCAGTGATTAAAGCTGATTCACATTTATCCCCTCAGCTGCTACCAACAGGGGTCAGAGAACTAAAGAAAACCTTGACAGGCATGTGTAGACAGCCATTAATCATTCTTTACTCTCTGATGATCTTTTCTGTAATATTTTGCTCTAATGGGTGCTGATTATCTTGAATTAATGTAGTCTATTATAATGAAAGTACACTCATTCACAAAAGGGTGACTCAATTTCTGacagtttttctgttgttttgacaCATAGGGCTCCGCTGTTATGCTAAATTTCACCGTAAGCGGCGCGTGACTCGACGGCGTGGGCGCTGTGTGGAGCCCGAGTCAGTCAGCAGTGACCAGGGAGCCTTCATCACcgtctgagagaaaagaaatgagagagagagagggagggagagagagagagagagagagatggaacaaATATCACCACCCGGGTCAGTATAGGTGGGACAGTGCTTCACCGGACAATGAGTCATTTAAACAACAACCCAGTCCTACCTGCTCATCTGAACTTTGCCCTCTGCCATTCGTTCATAACATTATTTATACATGTCAAAAGTCAAACATATGGGGACATATGAGTTTGTGTCTGACAGGGAGTCTGCATAGGCTTTTCTACTGATAATGTCACACACTGCTCAGTGATATCAACTGTATTTATAAAGATTGATGATGTTCACttgatttggtttattttaaGAGATGCTTTTATGTATGcaacacatttttcaaactCTAACTGAAAGACGCTACAGGGAAAGAAGCAAAACGCTCTGAGTTAAGAAGCCAGTGACAGAGTGATAGATGGATGGGTGAAGATTAGGCAAAGACAGACATCTACGAGTGAAGAGGAGATTGATTGCCTGTCTTTCTAAGCCGAGAAGCATCTTTAAGGCTCTTTCAGATCATCCTGTAGACTACTGTTTTTGTTGAATGAAACCTGTCTTTGTTAGGAGTTCTCTGAGTCTTTGTAAAATCTCTTTGTAAATTCAAAATGCTGGCCTATTTTCAAACCATGTCCTCTAGTGACctgtaatttatgttttcaaACTTGATGTCATTATTAAACACTTCACAAGATACTGTTTTGCTGAGaaattgttgtatttttttttttccaaatgaattTGTTGTAATCAACATTATAAGACCGAAATACAGCACAAGGTAactcagactctgtgtgtgtatttatattgtGTCTGTTAAGTCAAGCATATCCTCCAATACAGGATCACAACATGATTGGTAGATAGGCTTTGCAAGTGTCAGCGGTGTTTTACAGTTCATGCCTGGGTGAGTGTAACAGTCATTTATTTCACAAGTGATGACCTCAGCCCAGACCGTGAAACATCTGACCTGTGAAATTACTCTCATCCTCCCATTGACCTGAAGAGTTCAGCGTAGGATGAATGTTCTTCAGTGAGCCCTCAGCAGCCATTTAAATGTTAGTGTTCATCTTAAGAGAAGGACATTGGGCAGTGGGCATAGGCCGACATGCCAAAGTTGTCCAGTGGTGTGTGGAGCTGCTACTTGCCTGCCTCACTGGGGCTCTATGTGGAGGAGTCTGCTTCCAGGCTGAGAAATGCTGTGTGGCAGTGGTTGTTTTGGGACCGGAACACTTCACACAGGTGACCTTGCTCTCCTGTTGACCCACAcatcacccctctctctctctctctctctctctttctttgtcttgctCAAATCCTATTGACTTATGCAGctatacagacacatatgaaATATTCTGACTCTTCAAatcttgttttctgtctgtcgcTTACATGTACATCTCTCAAGGGATGTTCAAAATGGATTtataacacacattcatagaccctctctctctctctctttctctctctctctctctctccctctccctctctctctctctcacacacacaatggtctttctttctgtcactctaTGAATCAGacctaatttctctctctcttgctcaaccgcagaggaaaaggaggaaacaATATTGCTACACTGAGCAGCGGGAAAGAACAGAGATAGGGAATCAATACCCATAAGTGTTTGCAAGTGAAATATTAGCTGTTGCAACTGAGACTGCATCATTTTTACTGCCTTGGTTAAACAAAATGTCATAGAAGTATAAAATTGCTTGGAGTATTGTTGTCCCAGTTCTCATTTTTAAGCAGTtctgatgtatttttaataGTAATTGCTGATGGCATGCTGTTTTGGGTCCTGGACTGGGGCCAGTGGGAAGAGCGATCACACGAAGACAGATCCCTACTGggtacacacacccactgaGCAGGCACATTGCTCTGAGACCTGCCTGGACTGTTAAACAGCCAATAAAGCATGAGATAAGAGCtgccacacagaaacagagagagagagagagagagagagagagagagagagagagagaaagagagagagagagagatgttctctTCCACAGTAACGTTCTGTTGTTAAAGTGGTTATCATTCCCTTAAGTACAGTCCAGTGGTTTGCTTTGCAGAGTTGTAGTgtcacattgtgttttgtgtaatcTTCTACCACAGaacaaaccaaaccatttcACAATCTTCTTTGAGAAATTTATTTTACAACCTGTCTTACAAGTTTTTGCTCAATCTGTTGTATGCCAAAACAGTTACCATATGTGATGAATCTGTACTGTAAAAGCATATATTCAGCTGTTGTTTATGGtgaacactgtaacacattacCATCActtgttttcataaaaataatattaataccAGACACGTACTCTACAAACCGATTGAAACATTCAGCACGATACCACCTTAAACCACATTCATCACAACTTACTTGTTTTAATCTTAACCGTTGTGGTGAATATTTATGCTGGTATTTTACGTTACTTTTTGTCTCATGTGGTTTTCAAATATGAggaaaactaacaaacaaaccatacaaatacaaaagtGAAATAGAGTAAAGAAGAGCAGGTTGTGTACGTTAAGGGACCATATCCCCATGGACCGCCAAAGAAATGAAGAGGTCAGAGGTCTCATCTGccacaggaagtgtgtgttcAAAAGCAGACCCCAGCTGGCAGGCGTGTGCCGTAACAAAGGAGTTTACTGCAGTTGTGAAAGGGAGACCTAAACTAGGTTTGAGCCCAATTCATTTTGTCTGATTAGCCTGACCTCACGTTACCTCATTCACCCAGACCACTCCCGAGGTACTGATGAATGAATGTCAGCGTGGTTAAAAGTCTGTGCATAAGAACACACAACGTCCTCAGTGGAAGTGATATAAGACAGCTAACAAAATCTATCATGAGATAGTAGGATGCTAAAATCTGCAAAAATAGGTGTTAGAATTATATCTGTAGGTTTGGAAAGACATGCTCATGTTGCGGTCTTTATCACAAAACTCTGAGATGGGCTCCCAAAGAGGAATTAATAAATTGTCTGTCTGCTTTGCCTTTTTGCTTTATTCAGAGAACATTTTCGTTCAGGACTGGACAGTCCGGAGAACAAGTATGAGAATGTCGTGTTCTGTCTTGTTCATCTGAAAAAGGAAGACAACGctatattttattcattcattaactACAGGCTCCACCAGCATTTTTGTCACACTGAAGAGGGTTGAGACCAAAAGAATCAATTGTTAATAAAAGTATAAAACAGACTGTGGTTTCCCATTTTCTGATTGAATTTTTTGAAGACATTTCACCATATCCTTTATGTAAGGGCCCTTCTGATTTTCTATTCCTGTTTCATATGAGATATAATACAGGTGGCTGCAGCATGAATGAACAGTGGATGTGATGTAATGAGATGCAATTACTTTCAGGCAtaagacctctctctctttctccagcacatttcatttctgtacATTCCACCCCGGTCAGAGACCATTAACATATTTGacaggtaaaaatgaaaatgattctAACTTTCAAAATTGATCACAAATGgggtaaaataataataagaaagTAATTTAGATTCCAGTTTAAACTTTCTGAGTAATTTGATCTGTATATTTGCCCTGCTGATGTGTGTCAATGGCATGTCAGTGTCCAGACCCATAAAAGTGGGAGCCATTTATTGATGCTGAATGTTTATAAGGATCTACTGTGCGTGGAAGGATCCCAGCAGGCAACTGTTAAGATGTGACATCAGCTTATATTGAAGACTTAGACAATGCTACCTAAACAAAGGACAGGTGGAAATTCACCTCAAAGCCAAAATGCTACTCAGAAAAAGGAACATTGTAACTTCTGTCTTTATTGAAAATGCTTTGTCACAAAATTTTATTATCAGCATTGAGTTGGCAAGGGAGATAAAAAGAACTTCCTGGAATTTGTCTGAGCTGTcgagatgatgatgataatatattatatttacTAAGTAGACAGGTCTGAAGTCTCCATGACCATAACATCCTCAAACAATTGCTTTCAATAATGAAAATGGAATCGAGAATGACTCTGTGACTGGACGCAGGTCTGAGGTTTGTCTTGTGGCCAGatacagacaggaagacagacaggataTAGAGTTGTCTTGTACCCTTACAAGGCTGTTTTAGATTCAGGAActtttttttgatgtgttgtATTGATGGGTAGGAAACTGTGTCATTATTTTTACTGTGGCTATTCACTATTATTTTTTCAAGATAACTCGAGTGAAATATAGTCAGTAGTCATAGGACCTGTCTCCCTTGTTGTGAAAGTAAATATGAATCTTCTTGGGCCACAGTCATGAGTGGACTAGTAATTATTACATTTTGCAGTGAGTCTGAGATCTGATGTGTTGCAAATtatagaaaacaaaagaagctgTAGTTTTGCCATGTAAATATATTGTAAGACAAGTGGACATAGATCATTTTCAATTCATGGGTTGTTATGTAGTTGGGTTATATAACTTTAAAGAATTTATTAGCATACATCCTCATTGTAAGTATGCTACTAACGTCGCCACTAAAATTCACTATACCGTATGATATGTAAAGTTTAATTCAATGGGCAGTGTCTTCAGCAGGTGATGTTCACATGGAGTCGAAATGGAGAGGCAGGGGACTCAAGTCACGTGAAGAAAGTCAGGCAGTTGTCACATGGTTTGTGTTTGGGCTCGGATAGGAGGGAGGGGCCGGTAAACTTTCAGTAAGGAAGGAGCGGAATGCCACAGTTCTGTAATTTTTAGACGAAATCAGAAATACCAAGGGACCTTTCACAATTTTCAGTAGTCGGTGAATATGGAAATCCCAGCCATAAATCTGAAGGTAATGCTGTTAATGATAGCGTTTTGTGAACATTTACTCTATTCAAGAAAGTTTTAGGGAGGCAAGCTGATAAGATTGAATGGGGTGCTTAGAAAGTTATCGTTAGTTGCCAGTTAATGACTTCATTTAAGTAATACTACCGCTTTTTATTTGGTACAGTTGTTATCACTTTTTACGATGTGTACATCTTTATCACTTGTTTTAACTGGTCAGCTACATATGATAATGACAACATAACCAGTCGTAATTTTAGTGCGACATTGTGGAAAGGATGGGTCTCTCCCCTGTTAACCAGGTGTAACAAATGTAGAGTTTGAATCCGCAATGTTATTTTTCGAGCTTATTAATATAAAAGTAGAGTACTTTGAGAATTATCTATAAACGACGGGAAGCGACGCACCTTCCTCATTTAGATTTCAAAATCTGTGAAAATAGTGAACGTGCATATTTGTGACTGTCTCTTACACCATTCCGCATTTGTCCATACAGGCCATCGTGTTGGTTCACTGGTTGCTCACAGTCTGGTGAGTTGATGAAATGGCTCCTCAGCCTTTTTTCACACACCTGAGGAATTTCTCTAGTTCTCTTCCTAGTAGAAACAGCTGGTCAGTTTGTGTGGTGCAGTTGAAGTGGGCTGGAAATATCTTACCCAATGGATACTCCTGCTGAATATCCATCCTCTGCACCTGAATATGCCACGTAACAGTATCACTTTGgatataataaaaaaagtagTCATTTCATTAATCAACAGTTAACAAAAGCCTTTGGAATGTAGGCTACAGAACTCATTAACCTCACAGTGAGTTGAGGAGTccttaaataaataatcttttCCAAGTTTCGGTGTTTGATGCCGTTGCAGTTTTCTCCCCGCAAATGACTAATTTACTGAATTTAAGACTACAAATGATACTGCATtaacttcttctttttgtgttttttgaacaGGGGCTGCTTGGCCTTTCAGCTAAACATGACATATATGTTGAGTAACTTTAGTGTGTTagctgtgggtgtgtgggcCATTGCTCAGAGAGATTCCATAGATGCTGTACTGATGGTGGGTTACAGATGCTATTAGTATGTTATATCACACACAGTAGTTTGATCTGTGAGATCTATGAGCTATTCTATGGTCTGTTCATACTCAGGCCTTTTCACAAAGGACTTTCTGTCTGcagtgtaaaagaaaaacaaaaagaaaaacagtaaaatccaCATGTTTTATAAccagtcagtttgtttttgaatagcATCATCAGTGGTATCCTAAAGTATCATTTTTATAGGgatttctcttttccctttttctagTTCTTGATGGGCATGGCTCTAACAGTGGTGACAGACATTGTGGATTTTGCAATTTTGTACCCGGCTGCTGATAACTTGTCAGATAGGAGAGACACAGTTCGCTTCAGCATGGGCATGTCCATCCTCAGCTTGCTACTCAAACCCTTGTCCTGCTTCTTTGTCTACCAAATGTACCGTGAGAGAGGAGGGGACTACAATGTCAACTTCGGTAAGTAGGTGGAAGGAGGCTCTACTGTGTGAGGGCCAGAGTTTTAGCTTTTTCATATGCCTGCTACAGAGGCCAGTGGGAATCCTGTGATGCATGTGCCCATTGTGCTATGTCTAGGAAAGTTCAGCAGAGAGCTGAAATGGTGCCTTTGTTtcgtttggtttgttttcagcattacCTATTTTGCTTTATGTCTTTACAATGTTAGTGCTTGAATTGCTGCACACAAGTTTGCTGCCTCTCTTTGTGAATGAGAAGCAGGCTGAGTCCAAGGCTCAGGCTAATTGAGCTTGTGAGATGGTCACAAGACTAATGCGCCTGATAGGCCCACTGCCGTACAGACAAGGAAAGCTCTTCAGAGAAGTTTATTGGTACCACTCAAATATATAATGGAATTacggtttttgttgtttactttgttgttgctcttgttgctcttaaaatgttttgtgacaaatcaccataaacattttacattttgcatGGTCTCAGAAGACTTAAGTGAAGAGGCAGCATATAAGTCCCTCAGTTATATCTATTTGGTTACTGAAGTTTCCTGTGAGAGCAGAAGTGACATGTTAATGGAAACTGTTTGGTTTTGCGTGATTATGAAAGATGCCGGCCATCAAGCCTACAAGACTTAACAGTAACTATGGTACAATGAGCTCACATTTTTTTAGCCGAGTTATTGCATTTCTCAATtctttgtgtagtgtacacagTAAGACTCCCACCCTCctacccccaccctctctctgttggAAGGACAGGAGATGTAGCAACCTCAAGGACAATGGTGTTTATGTCCAATATGTATTGAGTCAGTTTATGGTGGTTTAATAGTCATACTTTATCATGAATAGCTTCAGATGGAATTAGGAGATAGTAATTTTCATCATGAACCTGGTAGCAGTAGTTTAATATGAAAAAGGATTTATGAGAAAACACTTTAGATGACTTCAGAGATGTCTGTCATGGAGAAACCTGATGATGATTTTGAACCATGCAAAGATGAATAATATGACAGTGAGAGGTTAGTATTATACAGTGATTATTGGGTGTAGCGTCATCTTCTCTGGCATCGTGATTCATGTAGTTTTG
This window encodes:
- the agtrap gene encoding type-1 angiotensin II receptor-associated protein, whose product is MEIPAINLKAIVLVHWLLTVWGCLAFQLNMTYMLSNFSVLAVGVWAIAQRDSIDAVLMFLMGMALTVVTDIVDFAILYPAADNLSDRRDTVRFSMGMSILSLLLKPLSCFFVYQMYRERGGDYNVNFGFPTITRNRDDYQSIDNQEQSSGSSSAFNQGNNGKSGPRSY